One genomic segment of Desmodus rotundus isolate HL8 chromosome 5, HLdesRot8A.1, whole genome shotgun sequence includes these proteins:
- the LOC128781069 gene encoding olfactory receptor 10T2-like, with protein sequence MMGNCTTVSTFLLWGFSSFPDLQGLLFVMIFLSHVTILAANVSIMVAIKLSHNLHTPMYFFLSGLSFSETCTTMVVIPRMLVDLLSDSKTISLPECATQMFLFLSLAGNNCFIVAAMSYDRYTAIHNPLHYPILMTHKTCLQLMMASCVTGIVVSLCIVLIVFNLSFCDSSIIQHFFCDITPVASIACDYTLFQKMILLALTSFVLVGTFILIMISYVFIVVTVVKMPSARGRYKAFSTCSSHLTVVCIHYGFAGFVHLRPKETDSFHEDMLMSVTYTVLTPLLNPIVYSLRNKDMQIALRRVLGNVSRFFSHMASKRALNTS encoded by the coding sequence ATGATGGGCAACTGTACCACAGTGAGCACATTCCTTCTGTGGGGATTTTCCAGTTTCCCAGACCTGCAGGGTCTCCTGTTTGTGATGATTTTCTTGTCCCATGTGACCATATTAGCTGCAAATGTGTCCATAATGGTGGCCATCAAGCTCAGCCACAACCTTCACACCCCGATGTACTTTTTCCTCTCTGGCTTGTCCTTTTCAGAAACCTGTACCACTATGGTAGTCATCCCCCGAATGCTAGTGGACTTGCTATCAGACAGCAAGACCATTTCCCTTCCTGAGTGCGCCACACAGATGTTCCTCTTCTTGAGCTTGGCAGGCAATAACTGCTTCATCGTGGCTGCCATGTCCTACGACCGTTACACTGCCATTCACAACCCGCTGCACTACCCCATCCTCATGACCCACAAGACCTGCCTTCAGCTCATGATGGCCTCTTGTGTCACTGGGATCGTGGTGTCTCTGTGCATTGTCCTCATAGTATTCaacttgtctttttgtgactcCAGCATCATCCAGCACTTTTTCTGTGACATCACACCTGTAGCCTCCATTGCCTGTGATTACACTTTGTTTCAGAAAATGATCCTTCTTGCACTCACTTCCTTTGTGTTAGTGGGCaccttcattttaattatgatttccTATGTCTTCATTGTGGTCACAGTTGTGAAGATGCCCTCTGCAAGGGGGAGATATAAGGCCTTTTCGACTTGCTCCTCTCACCTCACTGTAGTGTGCATACACTATGGGTTTGCTGGCTTTGTCCATTTGAGACCCAAGGAAACTGATTCATTTCATGAAGATATGCTGATGTCTGTGACATATACAGTGCTGACTCCTCTGCTTAATCCCATAGTTTACAGCCTAAGGAACAAAGACATGCAAATAGCTCTAAGGAGAGTACTAGGAAATGTCAGTAGGTTTTTCTCTCATATGGCAAGTAAAAGAGCCTTGAACACTTCTTAG
- the LOC128781015 gene encoding olfactory receptor 5P76-like, protein MDSLGPGNHTVVTDFIFLGLTDDPVLRVILFVIILCIYLVTVSGNLSTIVLIRISSQLHHPMYFFLSHLAFADICFSTSVTPNMLVNFLVERNPISYHGCGTQLGSTAVFGTVECFLLATMAYDRFVAICNPLLYSTKMSTRVCVQFLIVAYVGGFLNASSFIMCFYFLFFCGQNEINHFFCDFAPLVELSCSDSGILIVVPSFTSGSIIMVTVFVILVSYIYILITILKMNSNEGRHKAFSTCSSHLTVVTLFYGTITFIYVMPKSTFSTDQNKVVSVFYTVVIPMLNPIIYSLRNNEIKGALKRVLQKKTFS, encoded by the coding sequence ATGGATTCCCTGGGGCCCGGGAACCACACTGTGGTGACAGACTTCATTTTCCTGGGCTTAACTGATGACCCAGTCCTTCGAGTCATCCTCTTTGTGATCATCCTGTGTATCTACCTGGTGACCGTGTCTGGCAATCTCAGCACAATCGTTCTTATCAGAATTTCTTCTCAGCTCCATCatcctatgtatttttttctgagccACTTGGCTTTTGCTGACATATGCTTTTCAACTTCCGTCACACCCAATATGCTTGTAAACTTCCTGGTGGAGAGAAATCCGATCTCCTATCACGGATGTGGCACGCAGCTTGGTTCAACTGCTGTCTTTGGGACAGTGGAGTGCTTCCTTCTGGCTACGATGGCATATGATCGCTTTGTGGCAATCTGCAACCCACTGCTTTATTCAACCAAAATGTCCACACGAGTCTGTGTTCAGTTCCTCATAGTGGCTTACGTGGGTGGTTTTCTCAATGCTTCCTCCTTTATTATGtgcttctattttttattcttctgtggACAAAATGAAATCAATcattttttctgtgattttgcCCCTCTAGTGGAACTCTCCTGTTCTGATAGTGGTATCCTTATAGTTGTCCCCTCATTTACATCTGGCTCCATCATTATGGTCACGGTGTTTGTCATACTTGTCTCCTACATCTACATCCTCATCACCATCCTGAAGATGAACTCCAACGAGGGGCGGCAcaaggccttctccacctgctcaTCCCACCTCACAGTGGTCACCCTGTTCTATGGGACCATCACATTCATATATGTGATGCCCAAGTCCACTTTCTCAACTGACCAGAACAAGGTGGTGTCTGTATTCTACACAGTGGTGATTCCCATGCTGAACCCCATCATCTACAGCCTCCGGAACAATGAAATCAAGGGGGCTCTGAAAAGAGtgcttcagaaaaaaacattttcttag